A section of the Primulina eburnea isolate SZY01 chromosome 1, ASM2296580v1, whole genome shotgun sequence genome encodes:
- the LOC140810588 gene encoding amino acid transporter AVT1J-like — protein sequence MERSVDGIIVDENGDEIIDINGAAIGNVMIDFEDDYHKGSTSFLKTCLNSVNALSGVGILSLPYAVSSGGWLTLIFFFLIAGSTYYTALLIQRCLDMDRTIRSYPDIGGRAFGPKGRAIASIATNIELYLVATGFLILDGDNLHNLFPGIGFNVGKLVFGGRTCFILMMGLLLLPTVWLNNMHILSYISATGVVASFVILCSVLWAGAFDGIGFREKGMLINLKGIPTAVSLYAFCYCAHPVFPTLYNSMKSRKKFSKIMLVCFLVSTTSYATMAVLGYLMFGSKVESQVTLNLPTNKTSAKIAIYITLVNPFAKFALMVKPIVSSLENRILSRPNRRHSTLIRTGMTLSMMVVGITIPFFGQLMSLVGAFLGVTGSIILPCVFFLKISGIYRRFGFEMAFICVIISLGGVILLVGTYTALQQIIKHLL from the exons ATGGAACGCAGTGTAGATGGCATCATCGTCGACGAAAATGGCGACGAGATAATCGACATCAACGGAGCTGCCATCGGTAATGTGATGATCGACTTCGAGGACGACTATCACAAAGGCTCGACGTCTTTTTTGAAAACCTGTCTCAATAGTGTCAATGCTTTATCag GTGTTGGGATATTATCACTTCCTTATGCAGTATCATCTGGGGGCTGGTTGACTTTGATATTTTTCTTTCTCATAGCCGGCTCAACTTACTATACTGCTTTATTGATTCAAAGATGCTTGGACATGGATCGAACCATAAGAAGCTATCCCGATATCGGTGGCCGCGCATTCGGGCCTAAAGGAAGAGCAATTGCATCCATAGCCACGAACATCGAGCTTTACTTGGTGGCAACAGGTTTCTTGATACTCGACGGAGATAATTTGCATAATTTATTTCCAGGCATAGGATTTAACGTCGGTAAGCTCGTTTTCGGAGGAAGAACGTGCTTTATTCTCATGATGGGCCTCCTTTTACTTCCGACTGTTTGGTTGAATAATATGCACATTCTCTCTTACATATCCGCCACAGGAGTTGTAGCTTCTTTTGTCATCCTCTGTTCGGTTTTATGGGCtggtgcattcgacggaatcgGATTCCGCGAAAAGGGAATGCTGATAAATTTGAAAGGAATTCCCACGGCTGTCAGCTTGTATGCCTTTTGTTATTGCGCTCATCCGGTTTTTCCTACGTTGTACAATTCGATGAAAAGCAGAAAAAAATTCTCTAAG ATCATGCTCGTTTGCTTCCTTGTGTCGACAACTAGCTACGCAACCATGGCGGTCTTGGGGTATCTCATGTTCGGTTCAAAAGTAGAGTCTCAAGTAACTTTGAATCTTCCAACGAACAAAACCAGCGCGAAAATAGCGATTTACATCACACTTGTGAATCCATTCGCCAAGTTCGCATTGATGGTGAAGCCAATCGTAAGTTCACTTGAAAATCGTATCTTGTCACGTCCCAATAGAAGGCATAGCACCTTGATTAGGACGGGAATGACACTTAGCATGATGGTGGTGGGCATAACCATCCCCTTTTTCGGACAACTCATGTCGCTTGTTGGCGCGTTTTTGGGCGTAACCGGCTCGATCATACTTCCATGTGTTTTCTTCTTGAAGATTTCTGGGATTTATCGAAGGTTCGGATTCGAGATGGCCTTTATCTGCGTGATTATATCTCTAGGTGGTGTGATTCTTCTTGTTGGTACTTACACAGCTTTGCAGCAGATAATTAAACATTTGTTATGA
- the LOC140823609 gene encoding protease Do-like 10, mitochondrial has translation MLVSRSCAAAHTAFRRLRLTDNPLGRSSRALFSHHSPFNNPIQSPFARSVISYFSSGISCSGFCSSWIKLYSTCSISNSILAADASATPTTGIENGEADEEAGNYVPMQYGAIPEEYSAIELALDSVVKIFTVASSPSYFLPWQNKSQRETMGSGFVIPGRKILTNAHVVADHTFVLVRKHGSPTKYRAEVQAVGHECDLAILVVENEEFWEGMSFLELGDTPFLQEAVAVVGYPQGGDNISVTKGVVSRVEPTQYVHGATQLLAIQIDAAINPGNSGGPAIMGDKVVGVAFQNLSGAENIGYIIPVPVIKHFIAGVQETGDYVGFCSLGLSCQPTENAQLRDHFKMRPGLTGILVSRINPLSDAYRVLKKDDIILSFDGSTIANDGTVSFRNRERITFDHLVSMKKPNETAEIKVLRNGEEHDFSVTLRPIEPLVPVHQFDKLPSYFIFAGLVFIPLTQPFLHEYGEDWYNTSPRRLCERALRELPKKAGEQLVILSQVLMDDINTGYERLAELQVKKVNGIQVNNLKHLRQLVEDSFKGSVRFDLDDERVIVLNYDSAKLATARILKRHRIPHTMSSDLIDEQTLSEVELACSK, from the exons ATGCTAGTAAGTCGATCATGCGCCGCCGCGCATACGGCGTTTCGGAGGCTGAGGCTCACTGACAACCCCCTTGGAAGAAGTAGTAGAGCtctcttttctcatcattctCCCTTTAACAATCCCATCCAGTCTCCTTTTGCTCGCAGTGTTATTTCCTACTTTAGCAGTGGAATAAGTTGCAGTGGTTTTTGTTCCTCCTGGATTAAATTGTATTCAACTTGCTCAATATCAAATTCTATATTAGCTGCCGATGCTTCGGCTACTCCTACCACTGGTATTGAGAATGGTGAAGCTGATGAGGAGGCGGGGAATTACGTTCCCATGCAATATGGTGCTATTCCGGAGGAGTATTCTGCAATTGAATTGGCGTTGGATTCTGTGGTGAAGATATTTACGGTTGCGAGTAGCCCCAGTTACTTCCTTCCTTGGCAGAATAAGTCTCAGCGTGAAACAATGGGCTCGG GGTTTGTTATTCCGGGAAGGAAAATCCTGACAAATGCCCATGTCGTGGCTGATCATACATTTGTACTTGTAAGAAAGCACGGTTCTCCCACGAAATACAGGGCAGAGGTCCAAGCTGTCGGCCATGAATGTGATTTGGCTATACTGGTTGTTGAAAATGAAGAATTCTGGGAAGGAATGAGCTTTCTGGAACTTGGTGACACCCCCTTTCTTCAAGAGGCAGTTGCTGTTGTTGGCTATCCTCAAG GAGGAGACAACATTTCTGTTACAAAAGGGGTTGTCTCTAGGGTTGAGCCAACGCAATATGTACATGGTGCAACACAGCTGTTGGCAATACAGATTGATGCAGCTATAAATCCAGGAAACAGTGGAGGCCCGGCAATCATGGGTGACAAAGTTGTCGGAGTAGCATTTCAAAATCTTTCTGGTGCGGAGAACATTGG TTATATTATTCCTGTCCCGGTGATAAAGCATTTCATTGCGGGTGTTCAAGAAACTGGAGATTATGTTGGATTCTGCTCCTTGGGATTGTCTTGCCAACCTACTGAAAATGCACAACTTCGTGATCACTTCAAAATGCGACCTGGTTTAACTGGGATACTTGTCAGTAGAATTAATCCTCTCTCTGATGCATATAGAGTTCTGAAAAAAGATGATATCATCCTTTCGTTTGATGGTTCCACTATAGCAAATGATGGAACAG TTTCTTTCCGGAATCGAGAGCGAATAACGTTTGATCATTTAGTCTCCATGAAGAAACCTAATGAAACAGCGGAGATTAAAGTCTTGAGAAATGGAGAAGAGCATGACTTCAGTGTCACCCTTCGTCCT ATAGAACCGCTTGTTCCAGTTCATCAGTTTGATAAACTTCCAAGTTATTTCATCTTTGCCGGCCTTGTCTTTATTCCTTTGACTCAGCCATTTCTCCATGAGTATGGAGAAGACTGGTACAACACATCCCCTCGTCGGTTGTGTGAACGAGCACTTAGAGAGCTGCCAAAGAAAGCTGGTGAACAGCTTGTCATCCTCTCCCAG GTCTTAATGGATGACATCAATACCGGCTATGAGCGCCTTGCTGAGCTACAG GTGAAGAAGGTCAACGGCATACAAGTTAACAACTTGAAACATTTACGACAGCTTGTGGAAGATAGTTTCAAAGGAAGTGTGAGATTCGATTTGGATGATGAGAGGGTAATTGTTTTGAACTATGATTCTGCAAAACTCGCAACGGCTCGAATATTAAAACGGCATAGAATACCTCATACCATGTCTAGTGACCTTATTGATGAACAAACTCTGTCAGAAGTTGAGCTTGCTTGCTCAAAATAA